The genomic segment TACCGACGCTTCTCTTCCTCTTCTTTTTTGGACTCATCAGGCTTAACCCTATGCAAATTAAACTTTTCCAGCTGGAGCAACGAGAATATCTCCACGTACTCGTCCCTCCAAATCTTCCCCCTaaccttcaaatgagcccccagcggcccctcaaagcagaCGTAAACCTCACCCCTAGCCGCGTCCGCCAACCGCACCTCGTCCACAACCTTACCTTTCCCACCAACACCGACCTACACTTCTCCAGCCACCGGAACCACCAATCCGCCCTAACGCTACTCGAGCCGGCCCTGCCAGACTGACATCCCACACCGCCGGACGTTACCGGAGCCCACACCGCCGTCGGCGACTCCCGAACACCCGACCCCAATCTAGATAAAAGCAACACTATCCCCTCCAGCAACTCCTGCGCCAACCCCTGTCCCTGAAAAACACCACCCCCCACCACTTGCTCAACAGGAGCCCGTTGCTGACCCGAAGGTCCCTCACCGGACCGGCCCTGAGGTATCCGCCCAGCAGCTGCGGTCCGCCCAGATGCTCCTGCCATGGATGGTCCGCTCAGCGACGCCGGACCGGCTCCATCCGCCCGTCGTCCGCTTCCCAGTCGTCCTGACTTACTTCGCCGTCCTCCACATCCGCCAGCCGTCCAGGCCCACCGCTAGGCGGCCGCTGCACCTCGTCGCCCCCGGCAACCGACGCCACCCGGCTCCGTCCAGGCTCACCGGCAGAAAAACCGGCAGCCGCCACACAAATAGGTCCTTCCCTGGCGTCGTCCTGTACTGCAGAGCCTCCGGATCCATCTCCCACAGCCAGAGCATCCTCCTGCACCGACCCGCCTGCAGTACCAGGAACAGCCACCGGTGTCGCTGCTGTGCTCCGCCCGCTCCCCCGCCGTCTCACAGAAGAATGCCGCCGGCTCCGAGACAGGGTCCGCGGCGCAACCCGCTCCACCGCTGGCGACAGTCCAAGATCCAGGCCCCCACCGCCAGACTGTGGGGCCGCACGCACATCCCCCAACCTCAGCCGACTCTCCGCCCGCTCCACAGGTAAGGGACGACGCCTGGCTCGCTCCCCCTCAGACGAGGCCTCCAGGAGAGGCGCCGCTCCGCCATACCTCCCCCCACGCCGCGAATAGGACAAGGCAACGGGGGTAACCCGGTCCTCTCTCGCTGATGCCCGGCGCCGACcaggattcctcccgctgcggcGGCAAGGAACCGGACTCACTGCCCTCACCGGAGGGTCCCTGCTGGGGCTCCTTAAGAGCCGCCGCACCCGTGGGGTAGCCTCAGGGCTCAGTCTCTCAGAGGGTACAGACCTCCTAGCCCTGGGCCTCGCAACAGGGGCGGCCGGTGTGGGAACCGGACCCGCCAAAACAGCCTGCAGACTCTGCTGTAACCAGTCGGCCCCATGTCTCTCCGCCGCCGTCCTCACTGCCCCCAATAACTCTTCCAAAGCCGCCATTAAACTCACAGAGCTCGCCAGACACGAGGAAAAACTTTCTCCTTCTTCCCCCGAGCGCTGTCTGCCAAACTCCGCCCCCACTCCTCTCATATACTGCCCGGGAACCATGACCCCTCCCCTCACCTAAACCTTAACCCTTAACTGCCTAACTTCCCCCCAAGTCACAGCACTATGCTAAGGCTGCGCCTAGCTCCGTTGCTCCCAAAAGGGTTTTGCAGtgtgagatagcagcagcagcagcagcagaggaggAAGTACATTAAAAAGAGCGTATCAGGTAATCCATAGGTGGGCTTTATAGTATGGATTTTACTAGTAAAACCACAATGTCCATCAGGTCTAAGAGATTGATTTAATAGTGAATGCAGTTTGTGATCAGGAATGTCGTGATAGATCCTGTTACGTTAACTTATTGTATTAGTGTGATGCCCACTTGGCATAGAAATGTCAAATATGTTGTCAGAAGACAGGCTTGTTGGGTTTTTCACGATTTTTAGCTAGATTTGGGTAATAAAATTAGATGTAGACCAGAATCCTGAAATTTGTGTTATAGAAAACTTTAAATGGCTGGAATCACACATTCAGTTTTGGTGCTGCTTTTTGAACCAAAGCCAGAAGTGTCTTGAAAATACATGACTTACTATATACCTCTAGTTCCTGCTGGATACACTTCCAGCCTAATAGGAAATCTATAAATTTGTCTACTCTAGATTATTAAAAACGCcacaaatttaatttttttatcttaGCAGAAAATCCCAGTACAAATTCTGAAGGAAATTTGTTGTCACTAAATTATAAAGTAGAAGATGAAGATATGCAGCGCTCTTCAGCAGAAAATattaatgtacatccaggacttcacagtacatATAATCTTCCTAATCATGAGGAACCTTCTCTTGACCAGAAAGAGGGTGAAATGTTTGACTGTGGTAAAGAGTTCACAAAAAGATCAAGTCTTTCTACATATAGAAGAATTTGCACCGTGGAGAAGCCatactcctgttcagaatgtggggagTGCTTTACagataaaacacatcttgttagacatgaaaaaagccacacaggagagatgtttaagtgttcagaatgtgggaaaggttttaaaatgaaatcaagtcttgttagacataagagaagtcacacaggagagaagccatattcatgttcagaatgtgggaaatgttttacacaaaaatcacatcttgttaggcatgagagaaatcacacaggagagaagccgttttcgtgttcagaatgtgggaaatgttttacacaaaaatcagatattgttaggcatgagagaagtcacacaggagagaagccatatttgtgttcagaatgtgggaaatgttttacaaggaAATCAGAACTTGTTACACATCACagatttcacacaggagagaagccatattcatgttcagactgtgagaaatgttttacacaaaattcacatcttgttacacatcagagatttCACACAGGAAAGAAGccctattcatgttcagaatgtgggaaatgttttgcacaaaAATCAGTTCTTGTTaagcatgagagaagtcacacaggagagaagccttattcatgttcagaatgtgggaaatgttttgcacaaagaacagttcttgttacacatcagagaaagcacacaggaacaaatttCTGAAATCAGCAGATTCCATTTGGGTACAAATAAATTCAAACCAAAGTGACAGTGCTCACATCGCCCTAATAAATTATGGATGACATTCTGAAGTCTTGTAGGGTTTTAACGTCAAGGCAGCATTGGCAATCTTAAAGTGGCAGTGAAATATATAGATATGTATAAACAGATGGTGGCCAGTGGTAATAAGCAAAC from the Bufo bufo chromosome 2, aBufBuf1.1, whole genome shotgun sequence genome contains:
- the LOC120991164 gene encoding gastrula zinc finger protein XlCGF17.1-like, with product MQRSSAENINVHPGLHSTYNLPNHEEPSLDQKEGEMFDCGKEFTKRSSLSTYRRICTVEKPYSCSECGECFTDKTHLVRHEKSHTGEMFKCSECGKGFKMKSSLVRHKRSHTGEKPYSCSECGKCFTQKSHLVRHERNHTGEKPFSCSECGKCFTQKSDIVRHERSHTGEKPYLCSECGKCFTRKSELVTHHRFHTGEKPYSCSDCEKCFTQNSHLVTHQRFHTGKKPYSCSECGKCFAQKSVLVKHERSHTGEKPYSCSECGKCFAQRTVLVTHQRKHTGTNF